A region of Vigna radiata var. radiata cultivar VC1973A chromosome 6, Vradiata_ver6, whole genome shotgun sequence DNA encodes the following proteins:
- the LOC106764044 gene encoding protein BUD31 homolog 2 produces MPKVKTNRVKYPEGWELIEPTLRELQAKMREAENDPHDGKRKCETLWPIFKIAHQKSRYIFDLYHRRKEISKELYEFCLDQGYADRNLIAKWKKPGYERLCCLRCMQPRDHNFATTCVCRVPKQLREEKVIECVHCGCKGCASGD; encoded by the exons ATGCCAAAAGTAAAGACAAATCGTGTTAAATACCCAGAGGGTTGGGAGTTAATTGAGCCTACACTCCGTGAACTCCAAGCAAAGATGAGGGAAG CCGAGAATGATCCACAtgatggaaaaagaaaatgtgagaCATTGTGGCCAATATTTAAGATTGCACACCAGAAGAGCCGCTACATATTTGACCTCTACCATCGGAGAAAGGAAATTTCTAAAGAACTGTATGAATTCTGTCTAGATCAAGGATATGCTGACCGCAATCTAATTGCCAAATGGAAGAAG CCTGGTTATGAACGTTTATGCTGCCTGAGGTGCATGCAGCCACGCGACCACAATTTTGCCACCACTTGTGTTTGCAGAGTTCCCAAGCAACTTAGGGAGGAGAAGGTCATAGAGTGTGTTCATTGTGGATGCAAGGGTTGTGCAAGTGGAGACTGA